A single genomic interval of Haloplanus sp. GDY1 harbors:
- a CDS encoding RNA-guided endonuclease InsQ/TnpB family protein yields the protein MRRTNTFVIAPDLDDEECLRRLLDASASFWNELTYERRQRLFAGDPVWEGSDCGDRYKSRLGAATVQTVRRVNDEAWRSFFERRKDHSTSPPGYWGNQDDGRDLRVYLRNDTYTIEWGSRSRIDLLIGQKLKEEFGLRYRERLRLPVRGVPRWKGTRGRLVINYDEVAKQYRAYQSVAVNQSALETSLGETEAAVDIGANNLVACSTSGGSQYLFEGRPLFDQYRAITEHIAALAGKLPEGRRSSRRIKRLYRKRTRQRNHAQDVLVRTLVKRLHAEGVATVFVGDLTDIVMDHWCVKVNQKTHSFWAHRRFTDRLSCVSEEYGIDVREVSEAWTSQRCPRCGVRENTVRDGDSFYCQRCQFRGHADLVGARNILAEQASGAVRPMARPVRFQWDNHQWRSTTDAPAETPTNSARTCELPLE from the coding sequence ATGAGACGCACGAATACGTTTGTGATCGCACCAGACCTCGACGACGAGGAGTGTCTCCGACGGTTGCTGGATGCGTCAGCGAGCTTCTGGAACGAGTTGACGTACGAACGCCGCCAACGGCTCTTCGCGGGTGATCCCGTCTGGGAGGGGTCGGACTGTGGGGACCGGTATAAGAGCCGCCTCGGTGCCGCGACGGTCCAGACGGTACGGCGCGTGAACGACGAGGCGTGGCGGTCGTTCTTCGAGCGTCGAAAAGACCACTCGACAAGTCCGCCGGGGTACTGGGGGAATCAGGACGATGGGCGTGATCTCCGGGTCTATCTGCGGAACGATACATACACTATCGAGTGGGGGTCTCGTTCTCGGATCGACCTCCTAATCGGCCAGAAATTGAAAGAGGAGTTCGGTCTCAGGTACCGCGAACGGCTACGACTGCCGGTTCGCGGGGTTCCACGGTGGAAAGGCACGCGGGGACGTCTGGTGATCAACTATGATGAGGTCGCAAAGCAGTACCGGGCGTACCAATCAGTCGCCGTTAATCAGTCCGCCCTGGAGACGTCACTGGGTGAAACAGAAGCCGCTGTGGATATTGGCGCGAACAACCTGGTCGCCTGCTCGACGAGCGGTGGGTCACAGTATCTCTTCGAGGGACGACCGCTCTTTGATCAGTATCGAGCCATCACAGAGCATATCGCGGCCCTCGCTGGGAAACTTCCTGAAGGGCGTCGCTCCAGCCGGCGGATCAAACGGCTGTATCGCAAACGCACCCGCCAGCGCAACCACGCTCAGGATGTCCTCGTTCGCACGCTCGTCAAGCGACTCCACGCCGAAGGCGTGGCGACCGTCTTCGTAGGTGACCTCACGGATATCGTCATGGATCACTGGTGTGTCAAAGTAAATCAAAAGACGCACTCGTTTTGGGCGCACCGCCGGTTCACCGACCGGCTCTCGTGTGTCAGCGAGGAGTACGGGATCGACGTTCGGGAAGTCTCCGAAGCGTGGACGAGCCAGCGATGCCCGCGGTGCGGAGTTCGTGAGAACACCGTCCGGGACGGCGACTCGTTTTATTGCCAGCGGTGTCAGTTCCGTGGGCACGCCGACCTCGTCGGTGCTCGAAACATCCTCGCCGAACAAGCGAGCGGAGCAGTCAGGCCGATGGCCCGGCCCGTGCGGTTCCAGTGGGACAATCATCAGTGGCGTTCGACCACAGACGCCCCGGCAGAAACCCCAACGAACAGCGCACGAACCTGTGAGTTACCTCTGGAGTAA
- a CDS encoding DNA polymerase sliding clamp, translated as MQAPYLKTALSSLRALVDEARIRVTEDGLTVRAVDSANVAMDDLELKAAAFESFEASPGTLGLNLDRLADSVRLASKDDLVQLFLDPGSGKLIVVVDGLRYSMACLDSRTIRTEPTLPEFDLPATVTVDRETLQRGVKAADLVADHVRFRMEASADALVIEAEGDTDAVTLELDGDDIEVLAAGDASTLFSLDYCKKFVRTIPAGTPVTLELGEDFPLILSYELADGDGTITRMLAPRIET; from the coding sequence ATCCAAGCTCCTTACCTGAAGACCGCCCTCTCCTCACTGCGGGCACTCGTCGACGAGGCCCGAATCCGTGTCACCGAGGACGGCCTGACTGTCCGGGCGGTCGACTCCGCGAACGTCGCGATGGACGATCTCGAACTCAAGGCAGCGGCGTTCGAATCCTTCGAGGCCAGCCCAGGGACGCTGGGATTGAACCTTGACCGGCTCGCCGACTCTGTCCGCCTCGCCAGTAAAGACGACCTCGTGCAGCTGTTCCTCGACCCGGGATCGGGGAAGCTGATCGTCGTGGTCGATGGACTGCGCTACTCGATGGCCTGCCTCGACTCGAGGACCATCCGGACGGAACCGACGCTCCCGGAGTTCGACCTGCCCGCAACGGTGACGGTCGACCGCGAAACCCTCCAGCGAGGGGTGAAAGCGGCCGATCTGGTTGCCGACCACGTTCGATTCCGGATGGAGGCTAGCGCCGATGCACTCGTCATCGAAGCCGAAGGCGACACCGACGCCGTCACGCTCGAACTCGACGGTGACGACATCGAGGTCCTCGCTGCCGGGGACGCGAGCACACTGTTCAGTCTGGACTACTGCAAGAAGTTCGTCCGGACGATCCCGGCGGGGACCCCAGTAACGCTCGAACTCGGCGAGGACTTCCCACTAATCCTCTCCTACGAACTCGCCGACGGCGATGGCACCATCACCCGGATGCTCGCGCCGCGGATCGAGACTTGA
- a CDS encoding DUF6166 domain-containing protein: MSTNYRRSTHRARRYRGERTIGGCLVYAGDDILDKHLFVYPVSPGGFDWGPDADDDRACQLAIALLAPTFGLEVAVDDSRIRSDKRRSVVGASDSIVKYDVASDRPAMYRDVPQQADLVSRRGHRFPEEYRSRLSTAARRVNDGP; this comes from the coding sequence ATGTCAACCAACTATCGACGATCCACGCATCGCGCTCGACGGTACCGCGGCGAGCGAACCATCGGCGGCTGTCTCGTCTACGCCGGCGACGACATCCTCGATAAGCACCTGTTCGTCTACCCGGTCTCGCCGGGCGGATTCGACTGGGGGCCGGATGCCGATGACGACCGTGCCTGCCAGCTGGCAATCGCCCTGCTCGCCCCGACGTTCGGGCTCGAAGTCGCCGTCGACGACTCCCGGATACGTAGTGATAAACGCCGGTCAGTAGTCGGCGCATCCGACTCTATCGTTAAATACGATGTCGCTTCAGACCGCCCTGCGATGTACCGAGACGTCCCACAGCAGGCCGATCTAGTGTCGAGACGGGGCCATCGATTTCCAGAAGAGTACAGATCACGGCTTAGCACGGCCGCCCGGAGGGTGAATGACGGCCCGTGA